The following are from one region of the Streptomyces tuirus genome:
- a CDS encoding intradiol ring-cleavage dioxygenase, translating into MTTDATRAGVTEQVLASLRGTADPRLRELLTGLVRNLHDFARETRLTQEEWERAIAFLTATGQKCTDTRQEFILLSDVLGLSMLLETLNDDHVAGATESTVLGPFHMTESPVRALGDDIDLVGGGEKCVVSGRVRSADGTPLPGAVVDVWQADDKGFYDVQQPGVQPAGNGRGLFTADADGRFWFRTCVPAAYPIPTDGPVGGLLRATGRHPYRPAHIHFIAAAEGHTPVTTHIFVAGGDYLDSDAVFAVKRSLVQDFAETDDPSLAREFGVENPFRHARFDLVLEQAV; encoded by the coding sequence ATGACCACCGATGCGACCAGGGCCGGCGTCACCGAGCAGGTGCTCGCCAGCCTGCGCGGGACCGCCGACCCGCGGCTGCGTGAACTGCTCACCGGCCTCGTCCGCAATCTGCACGACTTCGCGCGCGAGACCCGCCTCACCCAGGAGGAGTGGGAGCGGGCGATCGCCTTCCTGACCGCGACCGGGCAGAAGTGCACCGACACCCGGCAGGAGTTCATCCTGCTGTCGGACGTGCTGGGCCTGTCCATGCTGCTGGAGACGCTGAACGACGATCACGTGGCGGGCGCCACCGAGTCGACCGTGCTGGGCCCCTTCCACATGACCGAATCGCCGGTCCGCGCACTCGGCGACGACATCGACCTGGTCGGCGGCGGCGAGAAGTGCGTCGTCAGCGGGCGGGTGCGGTCCGCCGACGGCACCCCGCTGCCCGGCGCCGTCGTCGACGTCTGGCAGGCCGACGACAAGGGCTTCTACGACGTCCAGCAGCCCGGCGTCCAGCCCGCGGGCAACGGACGCGGGCTGTTCACCGCCGACGCCGACGGCCGCTTCTGGTTCCGCACCTGTGTCCCGGCGGCGTATCCGATCCCCACCGACGGCCCCGTGGGCGGGCTGCTGCGCGCGACCGGACGGCACCCCTACCGCCCCGCGCACATCCACTTCATCGCCGCCGCCGAGGGCCACACGCCCGTCACCACGCACATCTTCGTGGCCGGCGGCGACTACCTCGACTCCGACGCGGTGTTCGCCGTGAAGCGGAGCCTGGTCCAGGACTTCGCCGAGACCGACGACCCCTCCCTGGCCCGGGAGTTCGGAGTGGAGAACCCCTTCCGGCACGCCCGCTTCGACCTCGTCCTGGAGCAGGCCGTATGA
- a CDS encoding maleylacetate reductase, whose amino-acid sequence MTFQQEFTYETRPVRVVFRPGAAVTATPDEAARLGLRRLLVVCGSRGEPVARAVAEALGDRCAGVHAEARMHVPAEDADRAVAAVRVAGADGCVAVGGGSAIGLGKAIALRTGLPLIAVPSTYSGSEMTPVWGLTEGGAKHTGRDPVVQPRSVVYDPRLTLSLPVPLTVTSGINALAHAVEALYAPDVSPLVSVMAEEGVRAMAEALPRLAAGPEDLDARSRALYAAWLCGACLGATTMGLHHKLCHVLGGTYGLPHAETHTVVLPHALAHNAPAAPQALTVLRRALGADDVPRALWDLAGRLGAPRSLAELGLTEADVTPAAARAAGEPYANPREVTAEGVRGVLLAAFEGGPPDSGSRTEGDRKPS is encoded by the coding sequence ATGACGTTCCAGCAGGAGTTCACGTACGAGACCCGGCCCGTGCGGGTCGTGTTCCGGCCCGGCGCGGCCGTCACCGCGACGCCGGACGAGGCGGCGCGCCTGGGGCTGAGGCGGCTGCTCGTCGTGTGCGGCAGCCGGGGCGAGCCGGTGGCCCGGGCCGTCGCGGAGGCGCTCGGCGACAGGTGCGCGGGAGTGCACGCCGAGGCGCGGATGCACGTGCCCGCCGAGGACGCCGACCGGGCCGTCGCGGCCGTCCGGGTGGCCGGGGCGGACGGCTGCGTCGCGGTCGGCGGCGGCTCCGCGATCGGGCTCGGCAAGGCGATCGCCCTGCGCACCGGACTTCCGCTGATCGCCGTGCCGTCCACCTACTCGGGCTCCGAGATGACCCCGGTCTGGGGCCTGACCGAGGGCGGCGCCAAACACACCGGCCGCGACCCGGTCGTCCAGCCCCGCAGCGTCGTCTACGACCCCCGGCTCACCCTCTCCCTACCCGTACCGCTGACCGTCACCAGCGGGATCAACGCGCTCGCGCACGCCGTCGAGGCGCTGTACGCCCCCGATGTCTCACCGCTGGTGTCGGTCATGGCCGAGGAGGGCGTCCGGGCCATGGCCGAGGCCCTGCCGCGACTGGCCGCCGGCCCGGAGGACCTCGACGCGCGCAGCCGGGCGCTGTACGCGGCATGGCTGTGCGGGGCGTGCCTCGGCGCGACCACGATGGGGCTGCACCACAAGCTGTGCCACGTCCTCGGCGGTACCTACGGCCTGCCCCATGCCGAGACCCACACTGTGGTCCTGCCCCACGCCCTCGCCCACAACGCCCCCGCGGCCCCACAGGCGTTGACCGTCCTGCGCCGCGCCCTCGGGGCCGACGACGTGCCCCGCGCCCTGTGGGACCTGGCCGGCCGCCTCGGCGCCCCGCGTTCCCTGGCCGAACTCGGCCTCACGGAGGCCGACGTGACCCCGGCGGCGGCCCGGGCCGCGGGTGAGCCGTACGCCAACCCGCGCGAGGTGACGGCGGAAGGGGTACGGGGCGTACTGCTCGCGGCGTTCGAAGGAGGCCCGCCGGACTCCGGCTCGCGGACAGAAGGTGACCGCAAGCCTTCCTAG
- a CDS encoding NmrA family NAD(P)-binding protein — translation MTQTQRILVTGATGTVGRQVVAELLDRGHEVRALTRDAAKAAFPAGVEVVEGDLTEPDGLAPALEGVGGLHLITFGGAAFSPLETGPRILELAKSAGVRRVTVLHGGGPTPLEDAVRAEDGVDWTVLMPVEFMANALEWADGIGASGEVREPFVNRLSAMVHEADIGAVAAVALTEEGHGGQEYVITGPEVLTVGDKVKTIAAAVGREITLVELTEEQAVAQWRAAGLAEDVIGFLLMAYGDTPEVGRTVSGTVEKVTGRPARTFARWAAEHAGVFTGQS, via the coding sequence ATGACTCAGACACAGAGGATTCTTGTCACCGGCGCCACCGGAACCGTCGGCCGGCAGGTCGTCGCCGAACTGCTCGACCGGGGGCACGAGGTGCGTGCCCTGACCCGCGACGCCGCGAAGGCCGCCTTCCCGGCCGGGGTCGAGGTCGTCGAGGGTGACCTGACCGAGCCGGACGGGCTCGCCCCCGCCCTGGAGGGGGTCGGCGGACTGCACCTGATCACGTTCGGCGGTGCCGCATTCAGCCCGCTGGAGACCGGCCCCCGGATCCTGGAACTCGCCAAGTCCGCCGGGGTCCGCCGCGTCACCGTGCTGCACGGCGGCGGCCCCACCCCGCTGGAGGACGCGGTACGGGCCGAGGACGGCGTGGACTGGACGGTGCTCATGCCGGTCGAGTTCATGGCCAACGCCCTGGAGTGGGCCGACGGGATCGGGGCCTCGGGGGAGGTGCGTGAGCCTTTCGTGAACCGGCTGAGTGCCATGGTCCACGAGGCGGACATCGGCGCCGTCGCGGCCGTCGCGCTCACGGAGGAGGGGCACGGCGGCCAGGAGTACGTGATCACCGGCCCCGAGGTGCTCACCGTAGGCGACAAGGTGAAGACGATCGCTGCCGCCGTCGGCCGGGAGATCACCCTGGTCGAGCTGACCGAGGAGCAGGCCGTCGCGCAGTGGCGGGCGGCGGGCCTCGCCGAGGACGTCATCGGCTTCCTGCTCATGGCGTACGGGGACACCCCCGAGGTGGGCCGTACGGTCTCCGGCACCGTCGAGAAGGTCACCGGCCGCCCGGCGCGCACCTTCGCCCGGTGGGCGGCCGAACACGCCGGCGTCTTCACAGGACAGTCATGA